The following are encoded together in the Pseudomonas sediminis genome:
- the znuA gene encoding zinc ABC transporter substrate-binding protein ZnuA — protein sequence MLRLFCLFTLFFVVSAQAEVRVLTSIKPLQLIAAAVQDGVGEPEVLLPPGASPHHYALRPSDVRRVRDADLLYWIGPDMEGFLPRVLGSRDKPQVAVQDLPGMTLRHFGDSHDEHDHDQDEHDHGHEHASDDLGHDHDHRPGSLDAHLWLAADNAKVIAARMAADLAKLDAANAARYAANLQAFEARLDALDGRIRPQLAALQGKPYFVFHEAFDYFEAAYGLKHAGVFSVLTEVQPGARHVAAMRERLQQTGPSCVFSEPPLRPRLAETLTAGLPVKLAELDALGGTLPVDASGYEQLLENLAGGLSECLNSL from the coding sequence GTGTTACGTCTTTTCTGTCTCTTTACCCTGTTTTTCGTCGTCAGCGCCCAAGCCGAAGTGCGTGTGCTGACCAGTATCAAACCGCTGCAACTGATCGCCGCAGCGGTGCAGGACGGCGTCGGCGAACCCGAAGTGTTGCTGCCGCCTGGCGCCTCACCGCACCACTATGCGTTGCGCCCGTCCGACGTACGGCGAGTGCGTGATGCCGACCTGCTGTACTGGATCGGTCCGGACATGGAGGGTTTTCTGCCGCGGGTGCTGGGCAGCCGCGACAAGCCTCAAGTGGCGGTGCAGGATCTGCCCGGCATGACCCTGCGCCACTTCGGCGATAGCCACGACGAACACGATCATGACCAAGACGAGCATGATCATGGTCACGAACATGCCAGCGATGACCTTGGCCATGATCACGATCATCGTCCGGGCAGCCTGGATGCCCACCTTTGGTTGGCCGCCGACAACGCCAAGGTGATCGCCGCGCGCATGGCGGCAGACCTGGCCAAGCTGGATGCCGCCAACGCCGCGCGTTACGCCGCCAATCTGCAAGCCTTCGAAGCGCGCCTGGATGCGCTCGATGGCCGCATTCGCCCGCAACTGGCCGCCTTGCAGGGCAAGCCGTATTTCGTCTTCCACGAGGCCTTCGACTATTTCGAGGCCGCCTACGGCCTCAAGCACGCGGGCGTGTTCAGCGTGCTGACCGAGGTACAGCCGGGTGCGCGGCATGTCGCTGCCATGCGCGAGCGCCTGCAGCAGACGGGGCCGAGCTGCGTGTTCAGCGAACCGCCGCTACGTCCGCGTTTGGCTGAAACCCTGACCGCAGGCTTGCCGGTGAAACTGGCGGAACTGGATGCCTTGGGCGGCACCTTGCCGGTCGACGCCAGCGGTTACGAGCAACTGCTGGAGAATCTGGCAGGCGGCCTGAGCGAGTGCCTGAATAGCCTGTAG